A single region of the Streptococcus sanguinis genome encodes:
- the fni gene encoding type 2 isopentenyl-diphosphate Delta-isomerase produces the protein MMSQNRKDDHIKYALEQRPGYNSFDEMELIHRSLPKYDLAEIDLSTHFAGRDWAFPFYINAMTGGSHKGGQINEKLAQVAESCGLLFVTGSYSAALKNPSDPSYRVADGRPNLLLATNIGLDKPYQAAQQAIADLQPLFLQVHVNLMQELLMPEGEREFRSWRQHLTDYSQRLDLPLILKEVGFGMDRSTVEEARSLGIQTFDISGRGGTSFAYIENQRGGNRDYLNDWGQSTLQSLLALQPLRDEVDLLASGGVRHPLDMIKSLVLGAKAVGLSRTMLDLVENHSVEEVIDIVEGWKSDLRLIMCALSCRNLQELKSVPYLLYGRLKEAHEQIQ, from the coding sequence ATGATGAGCCAGAATCGTAAGGACGACCATATCAAATACGCCTTAGAGCAGCGTCCGGGTTACAACAGTTTTGATGAAATGGAGCTGATTCACCGTTCTCTGCCCAAGTACGATTTGGCAGAGATTGACCTATCTACTCACTTTGCTGGCCGTGACTGGGCGTTTCCCTTTTACATCAATGCCATGACTGGCGGCAGCCACAAAGGCGGTCAAATCAATGAGAAACTGGCTCAAGTAGCTGAAAGTTGTGGCCTTCTTTTTGTAACTGGCTCTTACAGCGCAGCCTTGAAGAATCCTTCTGATCCTTCCTATCGGGTGGCGGATGGTAGGCCTAATTTATTGCTGGCTACCAATATCGGATTGGACAAGCCTTATCAAGCCGCCCAGCAGGCGATAGCTGATTTGCAGCCTCTCTTTTTGCAGGTTCATGTCAATCTCATGCAGGAATTGCTGATGCCAGAGGGCGAGCGGGAGTTTCGTTCTTGGCGCCAGCACTTGACGGATTATAGTCAGCGACTGGATCTTCCCCTAATTCTTAAAGAAGTTGGCTTTGGCATGGATCGCTCTACTGTCGAAGAAGCGCGCTCCTTGGGCATTCAGACTTTTGATATTTCTGGCCGGGGCGGCACTAGCTTTGCCTATATTGAAAATCAGCGGGGTGGCAATCGTGATTACCTTAATGATTGGGGGCAATCTACTCTGCAGAGCCTGCTAGCTCTTCAACCACTTCGCGACGAGGTCGATCTCTTGGCTAGTGGAGGTGTCCGTCATCCTTTGGATATGATCAAATCCCTTGTTTTAGGAGCCAAGGCGGTTGGTCTCTCTCGTACCATGCTAGACTTGGTGGAAAATCACTCAGTAGAAGAGGTTATTGATATTGTAGAAGGCTGGAAATCGGATCTGCGCCTCATCATGTGCGCCCTGTCGTGCCGAAATTTGCAAGAATTAAAGAGTGTACCCTATCTACTCTACGGTCGGCTAAAAGAAGCTCATGAACAGATTCAATAA
- a CDS encoding hydroxymethylglutaryl-CoA synthase, giving the protein MTIGIDKIGFATSNYVLKLNDLAAARGTDPDKLSKGLLLKELSIVPLTEDIVTLGAAAAEPILTIEDKEKIDMVIVATESGIDQSKAAAVFVHGLLGIQPFARSFEIKEACYGATAALDYAKLHIEKHPDSKVLVLASDIAKYGINTPGEPTQGAGAISMLISSNPRILAFNDDNVAQTRDVMDFWRPNYSTTPYVNGLYSTQQYLDSLKTTWTEYQKRHKLALKDFAAYCFHLPYPKLALKGLNKIMDKSLPQEQQDQLRKNFEASILYSQKVGNIYTGSLFLGLLSLLENSDNLKAGDRIALFGYGSGAVSEIFSANLVEGYEKHLSQTRLEELDQRQALSIPDYERIFFEEAELDAEGNASFSGYEDQSFALAEIAEHQRKYIKVEKSS; this is encoded by the coding sequence ATGACAATCGGAATCGACAAAATCGGTTTTGCGACCAGTAATTATGTCTTAAAATTAAATGATTTAGCGGCAGCCCGTGGGACTGACCCAGACAAGCTTAGCAAGGGGCTCTTGCTCAAGGAACTAAGCATTGTTCCTCTGACTGAGGATATTGTTACCTTGGGAGCGGCGGCAGCAGAACCCATCCTGACAATAGAGGACAAAGAAAAGATTGATATGGTCATCGTGGCTACTGAGTCAGGGATCGACCAGAGCAAGGCGGCAGCCGTTTTTGTCCACGGCCTTTTGGGCATCCAGCCTTTTGCCCGCAGCTTTGAAATCAAGGAAGCCTGCTATGGAGCTACTGCTGCACTGGACTATGCCAAGCTCCATATCGAAAAACATCCAGACAGCAAAGTTTTGGTGCTAGCTAGCGACATTGCCAAGTATGGCATTAACACACCTGGCGAGCCAACTCAGGGAGCGGGAGCTATTTCTATGCTGATTAGCAGCAATCCCCGTATTCTTGCTTTCAATGATGATAATGTAGCTCAGACACGCGATGTCATGGATTTTTGGCGCCCAAATTACTCGACAACGCCTTATGTCAACGGGCTCTATTCAACCCAGCAGTATCTGGATAGCTTAAAAACAACTTGGACGGAGTACCAAAAACGCCACAAGCTGGCTCTCAAAGATTTTGCGGCCTACTGCTTCCACCTGCCTTATCCAAAATTGGCCCTTAAAGGCCTCAATAAAATCATGGATAAAAGCCTGCCCCAAGAGCAGCAAGACCAGCTCAGAAAGAACTTTGAAGCCTCTATTCTCTACAGCCAAAAAGTTGGAAATATTTATACAGGCTCCCTCTTCCTAGGCCTCCTGTCTCTTTTAGAAAACTCTGACAACCTCAAGGCTGGCGATCGGATTGCTCTTTTCGGCTATGGCAGCGGGGCTGTCTCTGAAATCTTCAGTGCCAATTTGGTAGAAGGCTATGAAAAGCATCTATCCCAGACACGTCTAGAGGAATTAGACCAGCGTCAGGCTCTTTCCATCCCGGATTATGAGCGCATCTTTTTTGAAGAAGCTGAGCTTGATGCGGAGGGCAATGCCAGCTTCTCTGGCTATGAAGACCAAAGCTTTGCTCTGGCAGAAATTGCAGAGCACCAGCGTAAGTACATCAAAGTTGAGAAATCATCATGA
- the mvaD gene encoding diphosphomevalonate decarboxylase, with translation MDRKPVSVKSYANIAIVKYWGKKDAEKMIPSTSSISLTLENMYTETQLSPLPGTATGDEFYIDGQLQSPAEHAKISKIIDRFRSPEDGFVRVDTSNNMPTAAGLSSSSSGLSALVKACNAYFQTGYQTQELAQLAKFASGSSARSFFGPLAAWDKDSGAIYPVKTDLKLAMIMLVLHDEKKPISSRDGMELCAKTSTIFPDWIAQSALDYKAMLSYLQDNDFAKVGQLTEENALRMHATTEKAYPPFSYLTEESYQAMDAVRKLREQGERCYFTMDAGPNVKVLCLEEDLDHLVAIFEKDYRLIVSKTKDLSDED, from the coding sequence ATGGATCGAAAGCCTGTAAGTGTCAAATCCTATGCCAATATTGCAATTGTCAAATATTGGGGGAAGAAAGATGCAGAAAAGATGATTCCGTCTACCAGCAGTATCTCGCTGACACTGGAAAATATGTATACTGAGACCCAGCTGAGTCCTTTGCCGGGCACAGCAACTGGAGATGAGTTTTATATTGACGGTCAGCTGCAAAGTCCGGCAGAACATGCCAAAATCAGTAAGATTATTGACCGCTTCCGCTCTCCAGAAGATGGTTTTGTCCGCGTTGATACCAGCAATAATATGCCAACAGCAGCGGGTCTGTCTTCCAGCTCCAGCGGTCTATCTGCCCTAGTCAAGGCCTGCAATGCTTATTTTCAGACGGGCTATCAGACGCAAGAGCTGGCCCAGCTGGCTAAGTTTGCTTCTGGGTCATCAGCTCGGTCTTTCTTTGGTCCGCTAGCGGCCTGGGATAAGGACAGTGGGGCCATTTATCCAGTCAAGACGGATTTGAAGCTAGCCATGATTATGTTGGTTCTGCACGATGAGAAAAAGCCCATTTCCAGCCGTGACGGTATGGAGCTCTGTGCTAAAACTTCCACCATTTTCCCAGATTGGATTGCCCAGTCTGCCTTGGATTATAAAGCTATGTTAAGCTATTTGCAGGACAATGATTTTGCTAAGGTAGGTCAGCTGACGGAAGAAAATGCTCTCCGGATGCATGCTACGACAGAAAAAGCTTATCCGCCGTTTTCTTATCTGACAGAGGAGTCTTACCAGGCTATGGATGCTGTCAGAAAGCTGCGGGAGCAGGGCGAACGTTGCTACTTTACCATGGACGCAGGACCAAATGTCAAGGTGCTCTGCTTGGAGGAAGACCTAGACCATCTGGTTGCTATATTTGAGAAGGACTACCGGCTTATCGTCTCCAAAACAAAGGACTTGTCAGATGAAGACTAG
- the mvk gene encoding mevalonate kinase: MTKEIGVGKAHSKIILMGEHSVVYGYPAISLPLNRIEVTCQVFPSERAWTLYAEDTLSMAVFACLEHLGRQGAKIRCQVESMVPEKRGMGSSAAVSIAAIRAVFDYFEEELDDQTLEILANRAEMIAHMNPSGLDAKTCLSDVAIKFIRNFGFSEIELDLDAFLVIADTGIHGHTREAIRAVESQGQKALPLLQELGNLTKILEKAISIKDLMTMGQAMTKAHEKLAKLGVSCQKADELVAAALENGALGAKMSGGGLGGCVIALVGEKSQAEALAALLREKGAINTWIESL; the protein is encoded by the coding sequence ATGACAAAAGAAATCGGTGTCGGCAAGGCACATAGTAAAATTATTTTAATGGGAGAGCATTCGGTGGTCTACGGCTATCCGGCCATTTCCCTGCCTCTTAATCGTATTGAAGTGACCTGTCAGGTCTTTCCGTCTGAGCGGGCCTGGACCCTCTACGCCGAGGATACGCTATCTATGGCTGTTTTTGCCTGTCTAGAACATCTAGGTCGGCAGGGAGCTAAGATTCGCTGTCAAGTAGAGTCCATGGTTCCTGAGAAGAGGGGAATGGGATCTTCAGCCGCGGTTAGTATTGCAGCTATTCGAGCGGTCTTCGACTACTTTGAGGAAGAACTGGATGACCAGACACTGGAGATTCTAGCCAATCGGGCAGAGATGATTGCCCATATGAATCCCAGCGGTCTTGATGCCAAGACCTGCCTTAGCGATGTAGCTATCAAATTCATCCGCAATTTTGGTTTCAGCGAGATTGAGCTGGATTTGGATGCCTTTTTAGTGATTGCAGATACGGGTATTCACGGTCATACCCGCGAAGCTATCCGTGCTGTAGAAAGTCAGGGTCAAAAGGCTCTGCCCTTGCTTCAGGAATTGGGGAATTTAACGAAAATTCTTGAGAAAGCCATTTCTATCAAGGACCTGATGACAATGGGACAAGCTATGACCAAGGCTCATGAGAAACTAGCCAAGCTAGGAGTGTCTTGCCAGAAAGCAGATGAGCTGGTAGCGGCAGCTCTTGAAAACGGAGCTTTGGGAGCTAAGATGAGCGGCGGCGGTCTGGGTGGCTGTGTCATTGCTCTTGTAGGAGAAAAAAGTCAGGCGGAGGCCTTAGCCGCCTTATTGAGAGAGAAAGGGGCCATTAACACATGGATCGAAAGCCTGTAA
- a CDS encoding threonine/serine exporter family protein, with amino-acid sequence MTEKGIREEAKDFNLAVDVIMLAGTLLLQSGSETYRVEDTMIRIAHSQGIIDCNALAMPVAIFFSIENTNVSRMKRNLKTNYNIEKVCDVNQVSRQLVTGEISLQEAFDELNCLKVKELPYNNKQLIAAATLSAPFFSIMFGGNFYDALGAAIATFFGFAFSLYVDKYIRIPFVTAFAGAFVFGLLAHVWTRYSGFNSTDDLIIAGSVMPFVPGIALTNSVRDIMTNHINSGMSKLFESLLITLALGAGTSVALLIMK; translated from the coding sequence ATGACAGAGAAAGGTATCAGGGAAGAAGCCAAAGATTTCAATCTGGCGGTAGATGTCATCATGCTGGCTGGGACACTGCTGCTGCAGAGCGGATCCGAGACTTATCGGGTGGAAGACACCATGATTCGTATCGCTCATTCGCAAGGGATTATCGACTGCAATGCCTTAGCAATGCCAGTAGCTATTTTCTTTTCGATTGAAAATACAAATGTCTCACGGATGAAGCGCAATCTCAAGACCAACTACAATATCGAGAAGGTCTGCGACGTCAATCAGGTCTCCCGTCAGTTGGTAACAGGAGAAATCAGCCTTCAAGAGGCTTTTGATGAGCTGAATTGCCTCAAAGTTAAGGAGCTGCCCTATAACAACAAGCAACTGATTGCTGCCGCAACGCTCAGTGCTCCCTTCTTCTCCATCATGTTTGGCGGAAACTTCTACGATGCTTTGGGGGCTGCTATTGCCACCTTCTTTGGCTTTGCTTTCTCTTTGTATGTTGACAAATATATCCGCATTCCTTTTGTGACAGCTTTTGCTGGAGCCTTCGTCTTCGGACTACTGGCTCATGTATGGACGCGCTATTCCGGTTTTAACTCCACAGATGATTTGATTATTGCAGGTTCTGTCATGCCTTTTGTGCCCGGCATTGCTCTGACCAACTCTGTGCGTGACATCATGACCAACCATATCAACTCTGGGATGAGCAAGCTCTTTGAATCGCTCCTCATTACCCTTGCTCTCGGTGCAGGTACCTCTGTTGCCCTCCTTATTATGAAATAA
- a CDS encoding hydroxymethylglutaryl-CoA reductase, degradative has product MKVNWTGFSKKTPAERLQMLKEKGLLQDEHWQLLDSQQTLPLETANQMSENVLATLALPYSLVPDFLVDGKTYQVPFVTEEPSVVAAASFAAKIIKRSGGFETEVHKRQMIGQIALYQVEKIDQAIKDVLRKKKELLEQANQAYPSIVARGGGARDLWLEPKEDFLIFYLSVDTQEAMGANMLNTMLEALTLPLKDLTGGKSLMAILSNYATDSLVTARCVIGYRFLSRDTAEAELLADKMQMASKLAQVDPYRAATHNKGIFNGIDALVLATGNDWRAVEAGAHAYASREGSYRGLSTWTADPDKRQLHGQMTLPMPIATKGGSIGLNPAVAASFDLLGQPQAKELASLIVSVGLAQNFAALKALVSTGIQAGHMKLQAKSLALQAGAQGEEIAAVANRLTAKKTFNLATAQEILADLRKQDK; this is encoded by the coding sequence ATGAAAGTAAACTGGACTGGATTTTCCAAAAAAACTCCTGCTGAACGGCTGCAGATGTTGAAAGAAAAGGGACTTTTACAAGATGAACATTGGCAGCTGCTAGACAGTCAGCAGACTTTGCCTCTGGAAACAGCCAACCAGATGAGTGAAAATGTACTGGCCACTCTGGCCCTGCCCTACTCTCTGGTGCCAGACTTTCTGGTGGATGGTAAGACCTATCAAGTTCCATTTGTGACAGAAGAGCCATCTGTTGTAGCAGCGGCTAGCTTTGCGGCTAAGATTATCAAACGTTCAGGCGGATTTGAGACCGAGGTTCACAAACGCCAGATGATTGGACAGATTGCCCTTTATCAGGTTGAAAAGATTGACCAAGCCATTAAAGATGTTCTCAGGAAAAAGAAAGAGTTGCTGGAGCAGGCCAACCAAGCCTATCCATCGATCGTTGCCCGTGGGGGCGGAGCTAGAGATCTCTGGCTGGAGCCAAAGGAAGACTTCCTCATTTTCTATCTATCTGTGGATACGCAGGAAGCTATGGGAGCCAATATGCTCAACACCATGCTGGAGGCCCTCACCCTTCCTCTGAAAGATCTGACTGGCGGTAAGAGTCTGATGGCTATCCTGTCAAACTATGCAACAGATAGTCTCGTAACAGCCCGCTGTGTCATCGGCTATCGCTTTCTCAGCCGGGATACGGCCGAGGCGGAACTTCTTGCGGATAAAATGCAGATGGCCAGCAAATTAGCCCAGGTTGACCCTTACCGGGCAGCTACCCACAATAAAGGTATCTTTAATGGTATTGATGCTTTGGTACTGGCTACTGGAAATGACTGGAGGGCTGTAGAAGCCGGTGCCCATGCCTATGCCAGCCGAGAAGGAAGCTACCGTGGCCTCTCTACTTGGACGGCAGACCCAGACAAACGCCAGCTTCATGGTCAGATGACCCTGCCCATGCCCATTGCAACTAAAGGAGGTTCCATTGGCCTCAATCCCGCAGTGGCAGCCAGCTTTGACTTGCTGGGGCAGCCTCAGGCCAAGGAATTGGCTTCCCTCATCGTTTCAGTCGGATTGGCACAAAACTTCGCCGCCCTCAAAGCCCTAGTCAGCACTGGCATCCAAGCCGGTCATATGAAATTGCAAGCCAAATCTTTAGCATTGCAAGCTGGAGCCCAAGGCGAAGAAATCGCTGCTGTAGCCAATCGCTTAACAGCCAAGAAGACTTTCAACCTCGCTACTGCTCAAGAAATCCTAGCTGACTTACGAAAACAGGACAAGTAA
- the pflB gene encoding formate C-acetyltransferase, which translates to MVVKTVVEAQDIFDKAWEGFKGEDWKEKASVSRFVQANYTPYDGDESFLAGPTERSLHIKKIVEETKAHYEETRFPMDTRPASIADIDAGYIDKDNELIYGIQNDELFKLNFMPKGGIRMAETTLKENGYEPDPAVHEIFTKYVTTVNDGIFRAYTSNIRRARHAHTVTGLPDAYSRGRIIGVYARLALYGADYLMAEKVRDWNGLTDIDEETIRLREEINLQYQALGEVVKLGDLYGVDVRRPAFDVKEAIQWTNIAFMAVCRVINGAATSLGRVPIVLDIYAERDLARGTYTESEIQEFVDDFVMKLRTVKFARTKAYDQLYSGDPTFITTSMAGMGNDGRHRVTKMDYRFLNTLDNIGNSPEPNLTVLWTDKLPYSFRRYCMHMSHKHSSIQYEGVTTMAKDGYGEMSCISCCVSPLDPENEEQRHNIQYFGARVNVLKALLTGLNGGYDDVHKDYKVFDIEPIRDEVLEFESVKANFEKSLDWLTDTYVDALNIIHYMTDKYNYEAVQMAFLPTYQRANMGFGICGFANTVDTLSAIKYATVKPIRDENGYIYDYETIGEYPRWGEDDPRSNELAEWLVEAYTTRLRSHKLYKNAEATVSLLTITSNVAYSKQTGNSPVHKGVYLNEDGSVNLSKLEFFSPGANPSNKAKGGWLQNLNSLASLDFSYAADGISLTTQVSPRALGKTHDEQVDNLVTILDGYFENGGQHVNLNVMDLKDVYDKIMSGEDVIVRISGYCVNTKYLTPEQKTELTQRVFHEVLSMDDALS; encoded by the coding sequence ACTCCACATCAAGAAAATCGTAGAAGAAACAAAAGCTCACTACGAAGAAACTCGTTTCCCAATGGACACTCGTCCAGCATCTATCGCTGATATTGACGCTGGTTACATTGACAAGGACAACGAACTGATTTACGGTATCCAAAACGACGAACTCTTCAAATTGAACTTCATGCCAAAAGGCGGTATCCGCATGGCTGAAACTACTTTGAAAGAAAATGGATACGAACCAGATCCTGCTGTTCATGAAATCTTTACTAAATATGTTACTACAGTAAATGACGGTATCTTCCGTGCTTACACTTCTAACATCCGCCGTGCTCGTCACGCCCACACTGTAACTGGTCTTCCAGATGCTTACTCACGTGGACGTATCATCGGGGTTTACGCACGTCTTGCTCTTTATGGAGCTGACTACCTCATGGCTGAAAAAGTTCGCGACTGGAATGGTTTGACTGATATTGACGAAGAAACAATCCGTCTGCGCGAAGAAATCAACCTGCAATACCAAGCACTTGGTGAAGTTGTAAAACTTGGTGACCTTTACGGAGTAGATGTTCGCCGTCCTGCTTTCGACGTTAAAGAAGCTATCCAATGGACTAACATCGCCTTCATGGCTGTCTGCCGTGTCATCAACGGTGCTGCTACTTCTCTAGGACGTGTGCCTATCGTTCTTGACATCTATGCTGAACGTGACTTGGCTCGTGGTACTTACACTGAATCAGAAATCCAAGAATTTGTTGATGATTTCGTTATGAAACTTCGTACAGTGAAGTTTGCTCGTACGAAAGCTTATGACCAACTTTACTCTGGTGACCCAACCTTCATCACTACTTCTATGGCAGGTATGGGTAACGACGGCCGTCACCGTGTTACAAAGATGGACTACCGTTTCCTTAACACACTTGACAACATTGGTAACTCTCCAGAGCCAAACTTAACCGTTCTCTGGACTGATAAACTTCCATACTCATTCCGTCGCTACTGTATGCACATGAGCCACAAGCACTCTTCTATCCAATACGAAGGTGTAACAACAATGGCTAAAGACGGCTACGGTGAAATGAGCTGTATCTCTTGCTGTGTGTCTCCACTTGACCCTGAAAACGAAGAACAACGCCACAACATCCAATACTTTGGTGCCCGTGTAAACGTGCTGAAAGCCCTTCTGACAGGTCTCAATGGCGGTTACGACGATGTTCATAAAGACTACAAGGTATTTGACATCGAGCCTATCCGTGACGAAGTTCTTGAATTCGAATCAGTTAAAGCGAACTTTGAAAAATCACTTGACTGGTTGACTGACACTTACGTAGATGCCTTGAACATCATCCACTACATGACTGACAAGTACAACTACGAAGCTGTTCAAATGGCCTTCTTGCCAACTTACCAACGCGCTAACATGGGATTCGGTATCTGTGGATTTGCCAACACTGTTGATACCTTGTCTGCTATCAAGTACGCAACTGTTAAACCAATCCGCGACGAAAACGGCTATATCTACGACTATGAAACAATCGGAGAATACCCACGTTGGGGTGAAGATGACCCTCGCTCAAATGAACTGGCTGAATGGTTGGTTGAAGCTTACACAACTCGTCTGCGCAGCCACAAACTTTACAAGAACGCTGAAGCAACAGTATCACTCTTGACTATCACATCTAACGTTGCTTACTCTAAACAAACTGGTAACTCACCAGTCCACAAAGGAGTTTACCTCAACGAAGATGGTAGCGTAAACTTGTCTAAATTGGAATTCTTCTCACCAGGTGCCAACCCATCTAACAAGGCAAAAGGTGGCTGGTTGCAAAACTTGAACTCACTTGCTAGCTTGGACTTCAGTTACGCAGCTGACGGTATCTCATTGACAACTCAAGTATCACCTCGTGCGCTTGGTAAGACTCACGACGAACAAGTAGACAACTTGGTTACTATCCTGGATGGCTACTTCGAAAACGGTGGTCAGCACGTTAACTTGAACGTTATGGACTTGAAGGATGTTTACGACAAGATTATGTCTGGCGAAGATGTTATCGTTCGTATCTCAGGTTACTGTGTAAATACTAAGTACTTGACTCCAGAGCAAAAGACTGAATTGACTCAACGTGTCTTCCACGAAGTACTCTCTATGGACGATGCTTTGAGCTAA
- a CDS encoding phosphomevalonate kinase: MKTSARVQTCGKLYLAGEYAVLTAGQPAIIKAIPIYMTGEIQAAPDYRLTSDMFEHSANLETDPDYALIQGTIAVMNTYLLALGYQLQPFSLNISGKMEREGKKFGIGSSGSVVILTIKAMAVLYELDLEPELLFKLASYVLLKRGDNGSMGDLACIVYEDLIYYRSFDRELVRKRLDKVDLPQLLAEDWSFEIRSIKPCLAMDFLVGWTKQPAISKDLVNQVKSAISESFLTGSRTQVDALGRALLAGEKFAIQSSLEKASQLLERLSPVIYTDRLKVLKEAAEGLNCVAKSSGAGGGDCGIALSFDAASSKQLIQAWQEAGIELLYRERMGHDEPES, encoded by the coding sequence ATGAAGACTAGTGCAAGAGTTCAAACCTGCGGCAAGCTCTATCTGGCGGGTGAATATGCAGTGCTGACGGCCGGTCAGCCGGCCATTATCAAGGCCATTCCTATCTATATGACGGGAGAAATCCAGGCAGCGCCTGACTATCGCTTGACATCAGATATGTTCGAACACAGTGCTAACCTAGAGACAGACCCTGATTATGCCTTGATTCAGGGGACGATAGCAGTTATGAACACTTATTTGCTAGCCTTAGGCTACCAACTTCAGCCTTTTTCTCTGAATATTAGTGGCAAGATGGAGAGAGAAGGCAAGAAGTTTGGGATTGGCTCCAGTGGTAGTGTTGTTATTCTGACCATCAAGGCTATGGCAGTACTTTATGAGCTGGACTTAGAGCCAGAGCTACTCTTTAAGCTGGCTTCTTACGTTCTCCTCAAGCGCGGAGACAATGGCTCCATGGGAGATCTAGCCTGCATTGTCTATGAAGACCTGATTTACTACCGATCTTTTGATAGAGAGCTGGTCCGTAAGCGCCTGGACAAAGTTGATTTGCCACAGCTGTTAGCAGAGGATTGGAGTTTTGAAATTCGTAGTATTAAGCCTTGCTTAGCCATGGATTTTCTAGTTGGCTGGACCAAGCAGCCAGCGATTTCTAAGGACTTGGTCAATCAGGTCAAGTCAGCTATTTCAGAGTCCTTTTTGACAGGCAGTAGGACACAGGTTGATGCTTTGGGGAGAGCTTTATTAGCAGGAGAGAAGTTCGCTATTCAGTCTAGTCTGGAAAAGGCTAGCCAGCTCTTAGAAAGGCTCAGCCCAGTTATCTACACAGACAGGCTGAAAGTCCTAAAAGAAGCGGCAGAGGGACTGAACTGTGTGGCTAAGAGCAGTGGTGCCGGCGGTGGCGACTGCGGGATTGCTCTCAGCTTTGATGCCGCATCTAGCAAGCAACTGATTCAAGCCTGGCAAGAAGCTGGCATTGAGCTATTATACAGAGAAAGGATGGGCCATGATGAGCCAGAATCGTAA
- a CDS encoding serine hydrolase domain-containing protein has translation MTLEKIINKIKEQLKDGIYPGASLALYQAGRWQEFYFGLADPQEGKATQVGLVYDLASVSKVVGVGTLAAFLYEQGKLELDLPLQHYYPAFHQEDVTLRQLLTHTSGLDPFIPNRDQLTAPELKEALNHLTVLEDKTFRYTDVNFLLLGFMLEEIYGQALDQIFQSQIFQPWGLTETGFGPVPGAVPTVCGVKDGQVHDPKARVLGVHAGSAGLFSTIKDLEIFLEHYLQDDFAANLTQNFSKEPGKRRSLAWNLEGCWLEHTGYTGTFIMYNRKEQKAAIFLSNRTYEKDERAQWILDRNQLMDLIRREL, from the coding sequence ATGACTCTAGAAAAAATTATCAATAAAATCAAAGAACAGCTGAAAGATGGTATCTATCCCGGTGCTAGTCTGGCCTTGTACCAAGCTGGCCGGTGGCAGGAATTCTACTTTGGTCTAGCTGATCCGCAAGAAGGAAAGGCCACTCAAGTGGGTTTGGTCTATGACTTGGCTAGCGTCAGCAAGGTGGTCGGAGTTGGTACTCTGGCAGCCTTTTTGTATGAGCAGGGCAAGCTGGAACTGGATTTGCCCTTACAGCATTATTATCCGGCCTTTCATCAAGAAGATGTGACCTTGCGTCAGCTCTTGACCCACACATCAGGACTAGATCCCTTTATTCCTAATCGTGATCAGCTGACAGCTCCCGAGTTGAAAGAAGCACTCAATCATTTGACAGTGCTTGAAGATAAGACCTTTCGCTATACGGATGTGAATTTTCTGCTCTTGGGCTTTATGTTGGAAGAGATCTACGGTCAGGCCTTGGATCAGATTTTTCAAAGTCAGATTTTCCAGCCTTGGGGTTTGACTGAGACAGGTTTTGGGCCAGTTCCAGGAGCTGTGCCGACCGTTTGCGGTGTCAAGGATGGTCAGGTTCATGATCCCAAGGCGCGTGTACTGGGTGTCCATGCTGGCAGCGCTGGCTTATTTTCAACTATCAAGGATTTGGAAATATTTCTGGAACATTATCTGCAGGATGACTTTGCGGCCAATCTGACCCAGAATTTTTCCAAGGAGCCTGGCAAAAGACGTAGTCTAGCCTGGAATCTAGAGGGCTGCTGGCTGGAACACACTGGCTACACGGGAACCTTTATTATGTATAATCGCAAGGAGCAAAAGGCGGCTATTTTCCTGTCCAACCGGACCTATGAAAAAGACGAGCGGGCTCAATGGATCTTAGATCGTAACCAGCTGATGGACCTGATAAGAAGAGAACTTTAA
- a CDS encoding threonine/serine exporter family protein has protein sequence MTILTFLLQAVASLLAIITFLIVLNVQRSMLIPGGVLGMAIWLLYLLLKGPTNVIIATFVAAIVGSCVSQILSIIYKTPAVVFILAILAPLVPGYISYRTTAFFVTGDYSQAMIHATLVVILALVISIGMASGTVVLKLYHYLKKRQSKLTVNKQ, from the coding sequence ATGACAATCTTGACTTTCTTACTGCAAGCAGTTGCTAGCCTGCTGGCTATCATTACTTTTTTAATCGTTCTAAACGTCCAGCGTAGTATGCTGATTCCTGGCGGAGTGCTGGGCATGGCTATTTGGCTACTCTATCTCCTGCTCAAAGGACCGACCAACGTCATCATAGCAACCTTTGTGGCTGCTATAGTCGGTTCCTGCGTCAGCCAAATTCTCAGCATCATCTATAAAACGCCCGCTGTTGTTTTTATTTTGGCTATTCTAGCGCCTCTGGTCCCAGGCTACATTTCCTATCGGACGACTGCCTTCTTTGTCACTGGTGACTACAGCCAGGCTATGATTCACGCCACTCTGGTAGTCATTCTGGCCTTGGTCATCTCAATTGGCATGGCCAGCGGCACTGTCGTACTCAAGCTCTATCACTATTTAAAAAAGCGCCAAAGCAAACTCACAGTAAATAAACAGTAG